A section of the Lepidochelys kempii isolate rLepKem1 chromosome 4, rLepKem1.hap2, whole genome shotgun sequence genome encodes:
- the LOC140910048 gene encoding homeobox protein Nkx-6.1-like, with protein sequence MLTTTLLPFGLPAPALLTHPGPQLPGHSPKAPAGKSFTINALLGRADPSPPPPPPPPGPGRWDPVWPDSAWPGGALQLCAQAHPLLQPRPLYPVCYPGWRAPLRAPGYLLSKCCFPGFRAKSGKSKRVRTIFSSDQLARLEKEFARQQYMVGTERCLLASALHLTEEQVKVWFQNRRIKWRKQSLEQQQAKLVKMGLATPQRSQDSQTYEGEEGDRDFTKESTNDQEGLSSPHLE encoded by the exons ATGCTGACTACGACCCTGCTGCCCTTTGGGCTGCCCGCTCCGGCCCTGCTGACTCACCCCGGCCCCCAGCTCCCCGGACACTCCCCCAAGGCTCCGGCGGGGAAATCCTTCACCATCAACGCTCTGCTGGGCCGGGCAGACccctcgccgccgccgccgccgccgcctcctggCCCCGGGCGCTGGGACCCCGTCTGGCCAGACAGCGCCTGGCCGGGCGGTGCGCTCCAGCTGTGCGCCCAGGcgcatcccctcctgcagcctcggCCGCTCTATCCCGTCTGCTACCCGGGCTGGCGGGCCCCTCTGAGAGCCCCAG GGTATCTGCTCTCCAAATGCTGcttcccaggcttcagagccAAGTCGGGCAAATCCAAGCGGGTCAGGACCATCTTCAGCAGCGACCAGCTGGCCCGGCTGGAGAAGGAGTTCGCCCGGCAGCAGTACATGGTGGGCACCGAGCGGTGTCTGCTGGCCTCCGCTCTCCACCTCACCGAGGAGCAA GTAAAAGTGTGGTTCCAGAACAGACGGATTAAGTGGAGGAAGCAGAGCCTGGAACAGCAACAAGCCAAACTGGTGAAGATGGGTCTGGCCACTCCCCAAAGGAGCCAGGATTCGCAGACCTacgagggagaggaaggggacagggacTTTACCAAGGAATCTACCAATGATCAGGAAGGTTTGTCCTCCCCTCACTTGGAGTAA